From a region of the Tachysurus fulvidraco isolate hzauxx_2018 chromosome 5, HZAU_PFXX_2.0, whole genome shotgun sequence genome:
- the LOC113634424 gene encoding ADP/ATP translocase 2-like isoform X2: MSESAVTFAKDFLAVCVAAAVSETVVAPLERVKLLLQVQHASKQIIAAKRYKGFIDCIIRIPKEQGVLSYWRGNLANVIRYIPTQALNFTFKDKYKKLFLDGVDQSTQFWRYFAGNLASGGAAGATSLCFVYPLDFARTRLAADIGKARAQREFTGLGDCFGKILKADGPRGLYIGFNVSVQGIIIYRAAYFGIYDTIKGTLPDPRNTHIVMTWIIAQSVTTLAGIISYPFDTVRRRMMMQSGLKGDVIYTGTLDCWKKIARDEGIQAFYKGTLSNILRSMGGALVLVFYDEIKKII, translated from the exons ATGAGCGAGTCCGCGGTCACCTTCGCTAAGGACTTCCTGGCTGTTTGCGTCGCTGCTGCGGTATCAGAGACCGTCGTGGCTCCACTCGAGAGAGTCAAGCTGCTCCTTCAG GTACAACATGCCAGCAAGCAAATCATAGCAGCGAAGCGCTACAAGGGCTTCATCGACTGCATCATTCGCATCCCCAAAGAGCAGGGTGTCCTCTCATACTGGAGAGGCAACCTGGCCAACGTGATCCGATACATTCCAACACAGGCTCTCAACTTCACCTTCAAAGACAAGTACAAGAAGTTATTCCTGGATGGTGTGGACCAGAGCACACAGTTTTGGCGCTACTTTGCTGGTAACCTGGCATCAGGTGGTGCCGCTGGGGCCACATCTCTATGTTTTGTCTACCCACTAGACTTTGCTCGCACTCGTCTAGCAGCAGATATCGGCAAGGCGAGAGCACAAAGGGAATTCACTGGACTGGGTGActgttttgggaaaatactcaaAGCCGATGGACCAAGAGGTCTTTACATTGGCTTCAATGTGTCTGTACAGGGCATCATCATCTACAGAGCTGCTTACTTTGGCATCTATGACACCATCAAGG GTACATTGCCAGATCCACGGAATACTCACATTGTGATGACCTGGATAATTGCACAGAGCGTGACTACACTTGCTGGAATCATTTCCTACCCATTTGATACGGTGCGTCGCAGAATGATGATGCAGTCGGGACTTAAAGGGG ACGTCATCTACACTGGGACATTGGATTGCTGGAAGAAGATTGCTCGTGATGAAGGCATCCAGGCTTTTTACAAGGGAACTTTGTCAAATATACTCAGGAGCATGGGAGGTGCCCTGGTGCTAGTGTTTTATGAtgagataaagaaaataatttaa
- the LOC113634424 gene encoding ADP/ATP translocase 2-like isoform X1, producing MSESAVTFAKDFLAVCVAAAVSETVVAPLERVKLLLQVQHASKQIIAAKRYKGFIDCIIRIPKEQGVLSYWRGNLANVIRYIPTQALNFTFKDKYKKLFLDGVDQSTQFWRYFAGNLASGGAAGATSLCFVYPLDFARTRLAADIGKARAQREFTGLGDCFGKILKADGPRGLYIGFNVSVQGIIIYRAAYFGIYDTIKGTLPDPRNTHIVMTWIIAQSVTTLAGIISYPFDTVRRRMMMQSGLKGADVIYTGTLDCWKKIARDEGIQAFYKGTLSNILRSMGGALVLVFYDEIKKII from the exons ATGAGCGAGTCCGCGGTCACCTTCGCTAAGGACTTCCTGGCTGTTTGCGTCGCTGCTGCGGTATCAGAGACCGTCGTGGCTCCACTCGAGAGAGTCAAGCTGCTCCTTCAG GTACAACATGCCAGCAAGCAAATCATAGCAGCGAAGCGCTACAAGGGCTTCATCGACTGCATCATTCGCATCCCCAAAGAGCAGGGTGTCCTCTCATACTGGAGAGGCAACCTGGCCAACGTGATCCGATACATTCCAACACAGGCTCTCAACTTCACCTTCAAAGACAAGTACAAGAAGTTATTCCTGGATGGTGTGGACCAGAGCACACAGTTTTGGCGCTACTTTGCTGGTAACCTGGCATCAGGTGGTGCCGCTGGGGCCACATCTCTATGTTTTGTCTACCCACTAGACTTTGCTCGCACTCGTCTAGCAGCAGATATCGGCAAGGCGAGAGCACAAAGGGAATTCACTGGACTGGGTGActgttttgggaaaatactcaaAGCCGATGGACCAAGAGGTCTTTACATTGGCTTCAATGTGTCTGTACAGGGCATCATCATCTACAGAGCTGCTTACTTTGGCATCTATGACACCATCAAGG GTACATTGCCAGATCCACGGAATACTCACATTGTGATGACCTGGATAATTGCACAGAGCGTGACTACACTTGCTGGAATCATTTCCTACCCATTTGATACGGTGCGTCGCAGAATGATGATGCAGTCGGGACTTAAAGGGG caGACGTCATCTACACTGGGACATTGGATTGCTGGAAGAAGATTGCTCGTGATGAAGGCATCCAGGCTTTTTACAAGGGAACTTTGTCAAATATACTCAGGAGCATGGGAGGTGCCCTGGTGCTAGTGTTTTATGAtgagataaagaaaataatttaa
- the aanat1 gene encoding serotonin N-acetyltransferase, with protein MSTVSALPFFKPLHASVSPARQRRHTLPASEFRSLNTEDAISVFEIEREAFISVSGECPLHLDEVRHFLTLCPELSLGWFVEGRLVAFIIGSLWDQERLTTEALTLHKPHGTTVHIHVLAVHRTFRQQGRGSILMWRYLQYLRCLPYVRRAMLMCEDFLVPFYQKSGFKVQGPCEITVGPLTFIEMQYAVRGHAFMRRNSGC; from the exons ATGTCCACCGTGAGCGCGCTGCCTTTCTTCAAACCCCTCCATGCGTCCGTGTCGCCCGCGAGACAGCGGCGCCACACACTTCCGGCCAGTGAGTTCCGGTCCCTCAACACCGAGGACGCGATCAGTGTGTTCGAGATCGAGAGAGAGG CGTTTATCTCTGTGTCTGGCGAGTGTCCACTGCACCTGGATGAGGTGCGTCACTTCCTCACCCTCTGCCCCGAACTGTCCCTTGGCTGGTTTGTGGAAGGCAGGCTCGTCGCTTTCATCATTGGCTCGCTGTGGGACCAGGAGCGTCTCACTACA GAAGCTTTGACCCTTCACAAACCTCACGGTACCACGGTGCACATCCACGTGCTGGCGGTGCACCGTACGTTCCGACAGCAGGGCCGCGGTTCCATCCTGATGTGGCGCTACTTGCAGTATCTGCGCTGTCTGCCATACGTTCGCCGTGCCATGCTCATGTGTGAAGATTTTCTCGTGCCCTTCTACCAGAAATCCGGCTTCAAGGTTCAGGGCCCGTGTGAGATCACGGTGGGGCCACTGACCTTCATCGAGATGCAGTACGCCGTGCGTGGTCACGCCTTCATGCGCCGCAATAGTGGCTGTTGA